The Nocardioides marmorisolisilvae genomic interval CGATGCACTACGACCCGGTCGACCCGGAACTGATCGCTGATCCCTACCCGACGTACGCCTGGCTCCGCGACCACGATCCGATCCACCACCACGACGCCAGCGACGGCGCACCACCGTTCTGGGCGCTCTCCCGGTTCGCCGACGTCTGGGACGCGGTTCGGAGGCCGGAGGTGTTCTCCTCCGCCCAGGGGCTGACGTTCTACTTCGACGAGATCGGGCAGCTCGGCCTGCCGCCGAACCTGGTGATGCTCGATCCCCCGCGGCAGACCCGGCTCCGAGCATTGATCGGGCGCGGCTTCACGCCGCGCCGGGTGGCCGAGCTGGAGGGCGCGATCCGCAGCTTCGTGCGCAGTCGGCTGGCCGAGATGGCGCAACGGGCATCGGACGGGGAGCCCGTCGACCTGCACCGTGATTTCTCGAGCACCATCCCCACTCACGTCCTGGCCGAGCTCTTCGGGGTCGCAGAGGAAGACCGGCTGCGCTTCGGGCCCTGGACCCAGGCACTCACCGCCATCCAGAACGACGGCCTGCGGCTCGATCCGGACACCTTCAGCGGCGACGGCAGGGAGGCGGTGACCGAGATGCTCGGCTACTTCAGTGAGCAGATCTCCGATCGGCGGGCCCACCCGCGCGACGACCTCCTCGGTGCCCTGGTCGCCGCCGAGATGGACGGCCCCGACGGGTCGGCGCAACGGCTCTCGGACTGGGACATCCTCGGCTTCTGCTTCGTGGTCGTCGCCGGGGGCAGCGACACCACGGCGTCCCTCATTTCGCACGGCATCGCTCTGCTCACCGACGCACCCGACCAGCGCCAGCTGTTGCTGGACGACCCCGGGCTCCTCGACGGTGCGCTGGTGGAGTTCCTGCGGCTGGAGTCATCGGTGCAGGGCCTGTGCCGGACGACCACCTGCGATGTCACCGTTGACGGGACGATGATCCCCGCAGGCGAGAAGGTGCTGATGCTCTACGGCTCGGCGAACCGAGACCCCCGAGAGTTCGGGCCGACGGCCGACCTGCTCGACGTACGACGGCAGATCCCGCGACACCTGGCGTTCAGCAGCGGTCCGCACTTCTGCATCGGCAGCCATCTGGCTCGGCTCCAGGCCAAGATCGCGTTCCAGGAGCTGTTGTCCGCCCACCCCGGCATCGTCGTCGACACCGGAGCGGGCCAGCGACACCAGTCGGCGTTCGTGCGCGGCTGGGTCAGTCTGCCGGCGTACGGGCTGGCGGGCTGACCGAGAGGGTCAGTCGGCCAGCTGGTAGGTGCCGATCACGAGCTGCGCGGTGGGCCCGGCGTTCTTGAAGTGCATTCGCAGCCGGGTGTCGTCCCTCCCGTCGGCCACCACCGCCCAGCTCATCCCGCCTCCGGCGAAGCGGCTGGTTTCCGAGTTGCCGAGCGTGGTCGTCAGCACGCCGCGTGAGCGACCCGGCGAGCCGAAGGCCACCAGGGCCGGCTGGCGACCGTCGATCGTCGCGGAGGCGCGGCGCTGTCCGCGCGGAGCGACGTACGTCTGGGACAGCTTCCAGCGGTGGCCCGCGTCGTCGATGAACCGCTGCAGGCCGTGGACGGCGCCGGTGCTCGCCGGCTGGTAGACGCCCAGGCCGATCCGGGTGCTCGACGGCACCGGGACCGGGTGGTCGTGACGGTCGACCACGCTGATCCGCAGGCCGCTGACCCCGCGCGGGACATGAGGGCTCATCACGCCGGAGTTCTCGCCGGGCAGGTGCTCGGGTGCCTGCCCACACTGGGCGCCCTCGCTGACATAGCCGGGCCGGCCCACGAAGGCGATCTTGAGCTGGGTGCCGTGCGGCAGATGGCTGCACACGGCGCGGAGGTCCACCTGGGCGGGCAGCGCGTCGAAGCGCAGCGTGTGCACCGCCTGGCCCGGGTCGCCGATCCAGGCGCCCAACAGCGGCTGCCCCGCGGCAGTCGGGGCGAAGACGATCCCCGCCTTCTGATAGGACCCCGGAGCCGCCTGGGCGAACCGGTAGACCGCCATCGCGACCGGCCCCGATCCACCGCGCTGGCGGACGGTGAGCCGGCTCGCCTCCTGGCCGCTCACCTCGAAGAACTCCCCGAACTCGCCGGCGGAGGTCACCCACTCGTCGCTAGCGCCGGCCTGGCTCAGACTGAGCTGGCCGTGCGGATCTGCCGAGCCCATCCGGACCAGGTAGTCGCTGACAGAGGCGGGCAGCTGCACCGCCAGGCGGCCGTCCTTCGCCTCGTAGCCGCGCACGTAGCGGTACGTCGCGCCCAGTGACATGGTCGTGCGCGGGACGACGTGGCCCACCATCCGGGCGGGGGCCTCGGCGGGTTGCACCCGGCTGTCGTGGGGCAGGCTCACCGCGGTCACACCGGCCGCGACGACGAGAGCCGCAGCGATGGCAATCCCCGCCGTACGGCGGCGTCGCGCCACGGTCACCCGGCGTCGTACCGCGCCGATCCGCTCGGGATGGTGTTGGTCGTCCACTGCTTCGGCGTGCCCACGCAGGGTCTGGCGCAGTTCGGTCAGCTGGTCGTTCATCGGGTCTCTCCCTCCGCGATCACGGCCGGGTCCAGTCGCAGCTTGGCGATCGCCTTGCTCAACTGGCTCTTGACGGTTCCGCGGGAGCAGCCGAGAAGGTCGGCCGTCTCCGCCTCGGACAGGTCCTCGAAGTAGCGCAGCACCACCACGGCCCGCTGTCGGCGTGGCAGCCTGCTCAGCGCCTCCCACAGGTCGTGGCTGCTCGCCGTGTCGCTCGCATGGTCAGCGACGCCGTGGTCGGGCAGCTCCTCGGTGGCATGCTCGCCGTTCCACCTGCGTCGCCACCAACTGGCGTAGGTGTTGACCAGCACCTTGCGGACGTAGGGCTCCGGGTTGCCCTCGATCCGCGACCAGGCGAACCAGCTCCTGGTCAGCGCGGTCTGGAGCAGGTCCTCGGCGAGCGCGTGGTCACGGGTCAGCAGGTACGCCGTACGCAGCAGGTGGGTCGACCGGGTGGCGACAAAGTCCTCGAAATCGACCTTCGTCGCCACCTGCGCCCCCGAGTCGGCGGTCAATGTCCTCACATCGGATCTTTACCGGCCGGCCGGCCCGATTGGTTGCCTAGGACTTCTTCCTGGTCAGGAAGGTCATCATCGCCTCGCGGGCGTCGTCGGATCCGAAGAGGCGGGCGCTGAGCGCTGCCATGTCATCGGCCCGGGCGTCGATGCGGGCGAGCAGGTCGCCGGCCAGCAGTGCCTTGGTCTCCCGAAGTCCCTGAGGATGGGCCAGCGACAGGTCCTCGACGACGCGAGCGATCTCGTCATCGAGATCCTCGGCCGGGACCGCCCGGGTCACCAGCCCCATCGTCGCTGCCTCCCTGGCATCGAAGGTGCGGCCCGAGAGGAACGTGTCGGCGGCCGCCCGGCTGGTCAGCCGCGGCAGCACGGTGAGCGAGATGACGGCCGGCGCGAGGCCCAGCCGCGACTCGGTGAAGGCGAAGGTGACGTCGTCGGCGCAGATCGCGATGTCGCTCGCCGCGACGATGCCCAGGCCGCCGGCGCGCACCGGTCCCGCCAACCGGACCACCACCGGCTTGGGATGGGTGACGATCCGGCGCTGCAGGTCGACCAGAGCCCGGGTTCCCTCCTCCATCCCTCCACCCGCGGCCTCGGAAAGGTCCGCGCCCGAGCAGAACACCCGGTCCGCGCTGCGGATCACCACCACACGGCTGTCGTCATCGGCCGCCGCGTCGAGACGGGCGAACAGCTCGGTGACCAGCTGC includes:
- a CDS encoding SigE family RNA polymerase sigma factor, translating into MRTLTADSGAQVATKVDFEDFVATRSTHLLRTAYLLTRDHALAEDLLQTALTRSWFAWSRIEGNPEPYVRKVLVNTYASWWRRRWNGEHATEELPDHGVADHASDTASSHDLWEALSRLPRRQRAVVVLRYFEDLSEAETADLLGCSRGTVKSQLSKAIAKLRLDPAVIAEGETR
- a CDS encoding enoyl-CoA hydratase-related protein, which translates into the protein MTELVHHDVANGVGTITLDSPRNRNALSRQLVTELFARLDAAADDDSRVVVIRSADRVFCSGADLSEAAGGGMEEGTRALVDLQRRIVTHPKPVVVRLAGPVRAGGLGIVAASDIAICADDVTFAFTESRLGLAPAVISLTVLPRLTSRAAADTFLSGRTFDAREAATMGLVTRAVPAEDLDDEIARVVEDLSLAHPQGLRETKALLAGDLLARIDARADDMAALSARLFGSDDAREAMMTFLTRKKS
- a CDS encoding cytochrome P450; its protein translation is MHYDPVDPELIADPYPTYAWLRDHDPIHHHDASDGAPPFWALSRFADVWDAVRRPEVFSSAQGLTFYFDEIGQLGLPPNLVMLDPPRQTRLRALIGRGFTPRRVAELEGAIRSFVRSRLAEMAQRASDGEPVDLHRDFSSTIPTHVLAELFGVAEEDRLRFGPWTQALTAIQNDGLRLDPDTFSGDGREAVTEMLGYFSEQISDRRAHPRDDLLGALVAAEMDGPDGSAQRLSDWDILGFCFVVVAGGSDTTASLISHGIALLTDAPDQRQLLLDDPGLLDGALVEFLRLESSVQGLCRTTTCDVTVDGTMIPAGEKVLMLYGSANRDPREFGPTADLLDVRRQIPRHLAFSSGPHFCIGSHLARLQAKIAFQELLSAHPGIVVDTGAGQRHQSAFVRGWVSLPAYGLAG